In the genome of Solibacillus silvestris, one region contains:
- a CDS encoding histidine kinase yields MRLISINVLKEGMAVGRTIWNEAGHPLLHKNVVVTSRIIERLRELNIHYLYIDDKLSAGIEIEETIAPLKRMEAVKNMTKSFENVKKAKRDQASYVLDQQSKVIGLIVDDIMNAIVNSEEVLMVLTDAYLYDKYIYQHSFQVALYSIAIAKEMGYSYEDIRLIGIGAILHDVGKLLISPDILLKPGNLTDEEYEEMKNHARYGFDLLRNLHSVSLLVAHCAFQHHERIDGSGYPRGIINNEIHPFAKIIAVADVFDALTSNRIYRKKMLPSEAIAIIDKGNGKLFDAKVMEAFRRSVVHYANGTIVLLTDGRRGIVSKQNLVDVTRPWIRIFQENGKILGATYELCLSDYPTVDIKKVDVDFEGNIE; encoded by the coding sequence ATGCGATTAATATCGATAAATGTTTTGAAAGAAGGTATGGCGGTCGGCAGGACTATCTGGAATGAAGCCGGCCATCCACTGCTTCACAAAAACGTCGTTGTAACAAGCCGAATTATTGAAAGGCTGCGAGAGCTGAATATTCATTATTTATACATTGATGATAAACTATCAGCAGGAATTGAAATAGAAGAAACGATTGCTCCGTTAAAAAGAATGGAAGCCGTAAAAAATATGACTAAATCATTCGAAAATGTAAAAAAAGCTAAACGGGATCAGGCATCCTATGTACTGGATCAACAGTCCAAAGTGATTGGCTTAATTGTCGATGATATTATGAATGCCATCGTAAATAGCGAGGAAGTATTAATGGTGCTGACAGATGCGTATTTATATGATAAATATATTTATCAGCATTCATTCCAAGTAGCACTGTATTCAATCGCAATTGCTAAAGAAATGGGCTATTCTTACGAAGATATACGATTAATTGGAATTGGGGCAATTTTACATGATGTGGGGAAGCTGCTTATTTCACCTGATATTTTACTAAAGCCGGGCAACTTAACGGATGAAGAATATGAAGAGATGAAGAATCATGCACGCTACGGATTTGATTTATTACGCAACTTACATTCAGTATCATTGCTCGTAGCACATTGCGCTTTCCAACACCATGAACGAATCGATGGAAGCGGTTATCCACGGGGGATTATTAACAATGAAATTCATCCGTTTGCAAAAATCATCGCTGTTGCAGATGTATTTGATGCATTGACATCGAATCGCATTTACCGAAAGAAAATGTTGCCTTCAGAAGCGATTGCAATCATTGACAAAGGTAATGGGAAGCTTTTTGATGCAAAGGTAATGGAGGCATTCAGACGGAGCGTAGTCCACTATGCAAATGGTACAATTGTGTTGCTCACAGATGGCCGACGTGGAATTGTATCGAAGCAAAATCTTGTTGATGTGACACGACCTTGGATCCGTAT
- a CDS encoding iron-sulfur cluster assembly scaffold protein NifU, with amino-acid sequence MSFNNLDQLYRSVIMDHYKNPRNKGALEENSVTIDMNNPTCGDRIHLTLKLNDGVVEDAKFDGEGCSISMSSASMMTQIVKGKKLDEALELADIFSKMMLGEDFDDEKYDLGDVEALQGVAKFPARIKCATLAWKAMEKGVNNEKK; translated from the coding sequence ATGTCTTTTAATAATTTAGATCAACTTTATCGTTCCGTAATAATGGATCATTATAAAAACCCTCGTAACAAAGGGGCTCTTGAAGAAAACAGTGTGACAATCGATATGAATAACCCTACTTGCGGTGACCGTATCCATTTAACATTGAAGCTTAACGATGGTGTCGTGGAAGATGCAAAGTTCGATGGAGAAGGCTGTTCAATCTCCATGTCTTCAGCATCGATGATGACTCAAATCGTTAAAGGCAAAAAATTGGACGAAGCTTTGGAATTGGCGGATATTTTCTCGAAAATGATGCTGGGCGAAGACTTTGACGATGAAAAATATGATCTTGGGGATGTCGAAGCACTGCAAGGTGTTGCAAAATTCCCGGCACGTATTAAATGCGCTACATTAGCTTGGAAAGCAATGGAAAAAGGCGTAAACAACGAAAAGAAATAA
- a CDS encoding glutamate synthase, translating to MGKATGFMEFKREKVQEQRPLERLSNWGEYASRLSDEKLQTQGARCMDCGTPFCHMGIEIRGTAAGCPIQNVIPEWNDLVYKGKWQEALERLHMTNNFPEFTGRVCPAPCEGSCTLAITDPAVAIKSIERTIIDKGFENGWITPRIPASRTGFKVAIVGSGPAGLAAADQLNQLGHSVTVFERSDRFGGLLMYGIPNMKLEKDVIERRVHLLSLEGIDFVPNTEIGKDITKEQLQADFDAVILCTGAQKQRVLHLEGSDAGNIHLAMDYLTDVTKSLLDSDFTDNQALNVEGKDVIVIGGGDTGADCVATALRQKCRSVYQFGKHPQQATTRTDETMWPKDPNIYTMDYAYAEADAKFGRDPREYCIQTTKIEKDSKGNVKALHTIQMEKILGEDGFHYFKELPGTEKVWPVQHVFVAIGFEGAEKETPGHFGVELTNNRIRASVKDYETNIPGVFAAGDARRGQSLVVWAIKEGRGVAASVHYYLNEMLVKS from the coding sequence ATGGGAAAAGCAACGGGTTTTATGGAATTTAAACGAGAGAAAGTTCAGGAGCAACGACCACTAGAGCGACTTTCAAATTGGGGCGAATATGCAAGCAGGTTATCTGATGAAAAATTACAGACACAAGGTGCACGCTGTATGGATTGTGGAACGCCATTTTGTCATATGGGGATTGAAATTCGCGGTACTGCAGCAGGGTGTCCGATTCAAAATGTCATCCCTGAATGGAATGACTTAGTCTATAAAGGGAAATGGCAAGAAGCGTTGGAACGTTTGCATATGACGAATAATTTCCCTGAATTTACTGGCCGTGTTTGCCCTGCTCCATGTGAAGGGTCGTGTACACTTGCTATTACGGATCCGGCTGTCGCGATTAAATCGATTGAACGTACGATCATTGATAAAGGATTTGAAAATGGCTGGATCACACCACGTATCCCTGCATCGCGTACGGGCTTTAAAGTGGCGATTGTCGGCTCGGGTCCTGCAGGTTTAGCAGCAGCAGACCAACTGAATCAACTAGGTCATTCAGTAACGGTGTTCGAACGTTCCGACCGATTTGGCGGATTATTAATGTACGGAATCCCGAATATGAAGCTTGAAAAAGATGTGATTGAAAGACGTGTCCATTTATTATCATTAGAAGGAATCGATTTTGTGCCAAACACAGAAATCGGAAAAGATATAACGAAGGAGCAATTACAAGCTGATTTTGATGCTGTTATTTTATGTACGGGAGCACAAAAACAAAGAGTACTTCATTTAGAAGGAAGCGATGCTGGCAACATTCATTTAGCAATGGATTATTTAACGGATGTTACGAAAAGCCTGCTGGATTCCGACTTTACGGATAATCAGGCGTTAAATGTGGAAGGGAAGGATGTCATCGTAATTGGTGGCGGAGATACAGGTGCTGACTGTGTAGCAACAGCACTTCGCCAAAAATGCCGATCTGTATACCAATTTGGGAAGCATCCGCAACAAGCCACAACACGTACAGATGAAACAATGTGGCCAAAAGATCCGAACATTTATACAATGGATTATGCTTATGCCGAAGCTGATGCGAAATTTGGCCGTGATCCGCGAGAATATTGTATTCAAACTACGAAAATAGAGAAAGACAGTAAGGGTAATGTAAAAGCGCTTCATACTATTCAAATGGAAAAAATTCTGGGCGAAGATGGCTTTCATTACTTTAAAGAATTGCCTGGAACTGAAAAAGTATGGCCGGTGCAGCATGTATTTGTCGCAATCGGCTTTGAAGGTGCCGAAAAAGAAACACCTGGACATTTCGGAGTAGAACTAACGAATAACCGCATCCGTGCATCGGTTAAAGACTATGAAACAAATATTCCAGGCGTATTTGCTGCCGGTGATGCACGCCGTGGCCAAAGTCTTGTCGTTTGGGCGATTAAAGAAGGACGCGGAGTTGCTGCTAGTGTTCATTATTATTTAAATGAAATGTTAGTGAAAAGTTAA
- a CDS encoding Fe-S cluster assembly protein SufD produces the protein MTVETKLALSAEEVRSFSQKHAEPASFADFRVSAMEKAAALDLPKPDRTNINKWNFIDFANHTVESAPFNSLEELPVEVKSVVDTETQENLYIQRNNTPAFIKISDELKNKGVIFTDIQTAIRDHKDLVEKYFMTTAVKVDEHKLTAYHAALVNGGIFVYVPRNVVIEAPLQVVFLNDNAEASLFNHVLVVAEESSAVTYVETYISTFDEAHGQVNVVTEVIAKDNAQVTFGAVDNLAHGYTAYVNRRGHVQRDAKIDWALGLMTNSDTIYENTTNLIGDNSTSDFKMVTVGSGDQKLNFTTLIRQWGKNSDGQILKHGVMKDSAQSIFNGIGHIMHGGTKANAEQESRVLMLSEGARGDANPILLIDEDDVTAGHAASVGRVDPTQLYYLMSRGISKAEAERLVIHGFLAPVVAKLPIEGVKKQLTEVIERKVR, from the coding sequence ATGACGGTTGAAACAAAATTAGCGTTATCAGCAGAAGAAGTACGCTCGTTCTCGCAAAAACATGCTGAACCAGCATCATTTGCTGATTTCCGTGTGAGCGCAATGGAAAAAGCTGCTGCGCTTGACTTACCAAAACCAGACAGAACGAACATTAACAAGTGGAACTTCATTGATTTCGCAAACCATACAGTAGAAAGTGCTCCATTCAATTCTTTGGAAGAGCTGCCTGTAGAGGTGAAATCAGTAGTAGATACTGAAACACAAGAAAACCTGTATATCCAACGCAACAACACACCAGCGTTTATTAAAATTTCAGATGAACTGAAAAACAAAGGTGTTATTTTCACAGATATCCAAACAGCAATCCGCGATCATAAAGATTTAGTGGAAAAATACTTTATGACAACTGCTGTAAAAGTGGATGAGCATAAATTAACGGCTTACCATGCAGCACTAGTAAATGGTGGTATTTTCGTATATGTTCCACGCAACGTTGTAATTGAAGCACCTCTGCAAGTTGTATTTTTAAATGACAATGCAGAAGCTTCATTATTTAACCACGTGTTAGTAGTAGCTGAAGAATCTTCGGCTGTAACTTATGTTGAAACTTATATTTCTACATTTGACGAAGCACATGGTCAAGTAAACGTTGTAACAGAAGTAATCGCAAAAGATAATGCACAAGTAACATTCGGTGCAGTAGACAACTTGGCTCATGGCTATACTGCTTATGTAAACCGCCGTGGACATGTACAGCGCGACGCAAAAATTGACTGGGCATTAGGTTTAATGACAAACTCAGATACAATTTATGAAAATACAACGAACTTAATTGGCGATAACTCTACTTCAGATTTCAAAATGGTAACTGTAGGTAGCGGAGATCAAAAACTTAACTTCACAACATTAATCCGCCAATGGGGTAAAAATTCCGACGGTCAAATTTTAAAACACGGTGTAATGAAAGATTCAGCACAGTCAATCTTTAATGGAATCGGTCATATTATGCATGGTGGTACAAAAGCAAATGCAGAACAAGAGTCTCGCGTACTTATGCTTTCTGAAGGCGCACGCGGTGACGCAAACCCAATTCTTTTAATAGATGAAGACGATGTAACAGCAGGACACGCTGCATCTGTTGGACGCGTTGACCCAACTCAACTTTACTACTTAATGAGTCGTGGTATTTCTAAAGCAGAAGCAGAGCGCCTTGTAATTCACGGATTCCTTGCGCCAGTTGTTGCTAAATTGCCAATCGAAGGCGTTAAAAAGCAGCTGACGGAGGTTATCGAAAGGAAAGTTCGATAA
- a CDS encoding thiol reductase thioredoxin, which yields MHILQSTEEFEQFKSSTAVIFEFTADWCGDCRFIDPFMPEVVEKFPEYTFVKVDRDKFLDLCIDLGIIGIPSFLAYENGIELGRFVSKDRKTQQEIESFISNLK from the coding sequence ATGCATATTTTACAATCAACTGAGGAATTTGAGCAATTTAAAAGCAGTACAGCCGTAATTTTCGAATTTACAGCGGACTGGTGCGGGGACTGCCGTTTTATTGATCCGTTTATGCCGGAAGTTGTAGAAAAATTCCCGGAGTATACATTTGTTAAAGTAGACCGCGATAAGTTTTTAGATTTATGTATTGATTTAGGAATTATCGGCATCCCTAGCTTTTTAGCTTATGAAAACGGCATCGAGCTTGGACGTTTCGTCAGCAAAGACCGTAAAACTCAACAGGAAATTGAAAGTTTTATTTCTAATTTAAAATAG
- a CDS encoding ABC transporter ATP-binding protein → MSTLEIKDLHVEIDGKEILKGVNLTINTNEVHAIMGPNGTGKSTLASAIMGHPKYEVTSGEIYLDGENVLEMEVDERAQAGLFLAMQYPSEIPGVTNADFLRSAINARREEGQEISLMKFIRELDKTMEFLEMPEEMSQRYLNEGFSGGEKKRNEILQMMMIKPTFGILDEIDSGLDIDALKVVSKGINEMRGEGFGCLMITHYQRLLNYITPDHVHVMMQGKVVKSGGAELAQRLEAEGYEWIKAELGIEDTEEVTEA, encoded by the coding sequence ATGTCAACATTAGAAATTAAAGATCTTCACGTTGAAATCGACGGAAAAGAGATTTTAAAAGGTGTAAATCTTACTATCAATACAAACGAAGTACATGCGATCATGGGTCCTAACGGTACTGGTAAATCGACATTAGCTTCTGCAATTATGGGTCACCCAAAATATGAAGTAACATCAGGCGAAATCTACCTTGATGGCGAAAACGTATTAGAAATGGAAGTAGATGAGCGTGCACAAGCTGGTTTATTCCTTGCTATGCAATATCCATCTGAAATTCCTGGTGTAACAAACGCAGACTTCTTACGTTCAGCGATTAACGCTCGTCGTGAAGAAGGACAAGAAATCTCATTAATGAAATTCATCCGTGAATTAGATAAAACAATGGAATTCCTGGAAATGCCTGAAGAAATGTCACAACGTTACTTAAATGAAGGTTTCTCTGGTGGTGAGAAAAAGCGTAACGAAATTCTACAAATGATGATGATCAAACCAACTTTCGGTATTTTAGATGAAATCGACTCTGGTTTAGATATCGATGCATTAAAAGTAGTTTCTAAAGGTATTAACGAAATGCGCGGCGAAGGCTTTGGCTGCTTAATGATCACTCACTACCAACGTTTATTAAACTACATCACACCTGACCATGTTCACGTAATGATGCAAGGTAAAGTTGTAAAATCAGGTGGTGCTGAATTAGCACAACGCCTTGAAGCAGAAGGTTATGAGTGGATTAAAGCTGAACTAGGTATTGAAGATACAGAAGAAGTAACAGAAGCATAA
- a CDS encoding cysteine desulfurase, with protein MIPNDIKSYFPILNQEVNGHPLVYLDSAATSQKPIQVIEAITNYYNLDNSNVHRGVHTLGNRATDSYEGAREKVRKFINASSTQEVIFTRGTTTALNTVAAGYGRQNVQEGDEIVITYMEHHSNIIPWQQLAKEKGAVLKYIDLEADGTISLEKVRETITPKTKIVSMMYVSNVLGTINPIKEVAQIAHENGAVIVADLAQAAPHLKVDIQDLDVDFAAFSGHKMCGPTGIGVLYGKKALLEEMEPVEFGGEMIDFVGLYESTWKELPWKFEGGTPIIASAIGLGAAIDFLEEIGLDNIAAHEHKLAGYAMDQLETIDGLQIFGPRDPMKRCGVVTFNLDDVHPHDVATVLDMSGIAVRAGHHCAQPLMKWLQVTATARASFYMYNDEEDVDRLVAGLRSAKEYFGDVF; from the coding sequence ATGATACCTAATGATATTAAAAGTTATTTTCCAATTTTAAATCAGGAAGTCAATGGACATCCTTTAGTTTATTTGGATAGTGCGGCTACATCTCAAAAGCCGATTCAAGTAATTGAAGCAATCACAAATTACTATAATTTAGATAACTCAAATGTTCACCGAGGTGTGCATACACTTGGAAATCGTGCAACGGATTCTTATGAAGGTGCGCGTGAAAAAGTTCGTAAATTCATTAATGCTAGTTCAACACAAGAAGTAATTTTCACTCGTGGTACAACAACAGCACTTAATACGGTTGCTGCAGGCTATGGTCGTCAAAATGTGCAAGAAGGTGATGAGATTGTCATTACGTACATGGAACACCATTCAAACATTATTCCATGGCAACAGCTTGCAAAAGAAAAAGGGGCGGTATTGAAATATATCGACCTGGAAGCAGACGGTACAATTTCATTAGAAAAAGTACGTGAAACAATAACGCCAAAAACGAAAATTGTTTCTATGATGTATGTTTCGAACGTATTAGGTACAATTAACCCGATTAAAGAAGTTGCACAAATTGCTCATGAAAATGGCGCGGTAATTGTTGCGGATTTAGCTCAGGCAGCTCCGCATTTGAAGGTAGATATTCAAGATTTGGATGTTGACTTTGCGGCATTTTCAGGACATAAAATGTGTGGCCCTACTGGTATTGGGGTACTATATGGTAAAAAAGCGCTTCTTGAAGAAATGGAACCAGTAGAGTTTGGCGGAGAAATGATTGATTTCGTAGGTTTATATGAATCAACATGGAAAGAGTTACCGTGGAAATTCGAGGGCGGCACACCAATTATTGCAAGTGCAATAGGCTTAGGTGCTGCAATCGACTTTTTAGAGGAAATCGGTTTAGACAATATTGCAGCGCATGAACATAAGTTGGCAGGCTATGCAATGGATCAATTGGAAACGATTGATGGTCTTCAGATTTTCGGTCCACGTGACCCGATGAAACGTTGCGGAGTCGTGACATTCAATCTTGATGACGTGCATCCTCACGATGTAGCGACAGTATTGGATATGAGTGGCATCGCAGTTCGTGCGGGACATCATTGCGCCCAACCTTTAATGAAATGGCTTCAAGTAACAGCAACAGCTCGAGCAAGCTTCTACATGTATAATGATGAAGAAGATGTTGATCGTTTAGTTGCAGGATTGCGCTCAGCGAAGGAGTATTTTGGCGATGTCTTTTAA
- a CDS encoding bifunctional metallophosphatase/5'-nucleotidase, with the protein MREIIHIFHTNDLHSHFTYWKRSQSFIQIQRQILAEKGETSFLVDLGDHLDRSNLYTEATLGKGNIKMLNDADYDVVTIGNNEGITLSYNLLYQLYDDAQFEVVVANLYSQSEENPSWMKPYTILTTQYGTKIAVIAATAPFDLFYKELGWNVTNPRTELVKLAFELKKHADIIVCLSHLGITEDELLAQECPIIDVIFGSHTHHVFEKGQVENNVLLTGGGKFGQYTGQLTVEFDHASRKVVEKSDRLFENALLPTVEEEEQWLSNLQKEAKAILEKPIFTLTKPYNKEWFHRSQLSDLFAECMYDYTEADCVMFNAGIFVEPLRKGLISTYDIHKIFPHPINICVVQITGNELKEIFTQSENEDWPRLELKGLGFRGVIFGKILNYGIEMTKQRELYINGKLMEPDRIYRLATLDLFTFGYFFPSFKYAKKQYFLPEFIRDVFKNYCMKKFQ; encoded by the coding sequence GTGCGAGAAATAATTCATATATTCCATACGAATGATTTGCATAGTCATTTTACGTACTGGAAGCGCAGTCAGTCGTTTATTCAAATACAACGTCAAATACTGGCCGAAAAAGGCGAAACGAGCTTTCTGGTCGATTTAGGGGATCATTTGGATCGTTCGAATTTATATACAGAGGCAACACTAGGTAAAGGTAATATCAAAATGTTAAACGATGCTGATTATGATGTTGTGACAATTGGAAACAATGAAGGCATAACGCTTTCCTATAATTTGCTCTATCAATTATATGATGACGCACAGTTCGAAGTAGTTGTCGCAAATCTATATTCCCAGTCAGAAGAAAATCCAAGTTGGATGAAGCCATACACAATATTAACTACCCAGTACGGCACGAAAATAGCCGTAATAGCTGCGACAGCCCCGTTTGATCTTTTCTATAAGGAACTTGGGTGGAACGTAACAAACCCGCGTACAGAGCTTGTAAAGCTGGCCTTTGAATTAAAAAAACATGCGGATATAATCGTTTGTTTATCACATTTAGGGATAACTGAAGATGAATTGCTGGCACAGGAATGTCCGATTATCGATGTGATCTTCGGTTCGCACACACATCATGTGTTTGAAAAAGGTCAAGTGGAAAATAATGTCCTTTTAACAGGAGGCGGGAAATTTGGCCAGTATACCGGTCAGTTAACGGTGGAATTTGACCACGCGTCCCGGAAAGTAGTAGAAAAATCAGATCGCCTATTTGAAAACGCTCTTTTACCAACAGTCGAAGAAGAAGAACAGTGGTTGTCCAATCTTCAAAAAGAAGCAAAGGCTATTTTGGAAAAACCTATTTTTACATTAACGAAACCATACAATAAAGAATGGTTCCATCGTTCCCAATTATCGGATTTATTTGCAGAGTGTATGTATGATTATACAGAAGCGGATTGTGTCATGTTCAATGCTGGAATTTTTGTCGAACCACTACGTAAAGGGTTAATTTCTACATATGATATTCATAAAATTTTTCCCCATCCGATAAATATATGTGTTGTGCAAATAACAGGTAATGAATTAAAAGAAATTTTTACTCAATCCGAAAACGAAGATTGGCCACGTCTTGAATTAAAAGGTCTTGGCTTTAGAGGCGTTATTTTCGGGAAAATATTGAATTATGGTATTGAGATGACGAAGCAGCGCGAATTATATATTAACGGGAAACTTATGGAACCGGATCGGATCTACCGTTTAGCAACACTGGATCTCTTTACATTCGGGTATTTTTTCCCTAGCTTTAAATATGCCAAGAAACAATATTTTCTACCGGAATTTATCCGGGATGTTTTTAAAAATTATTGTATGAAAAAGTTTCAGTAA
- a CDS encoding Fe-S cluster assembly protein SufB — protein MAKKMPEIGDYKYGFHDKDVSIFRSERGLTADIVREISSMKEEPQWMLDYRLKALEKFYEMPMPQWGGDLASLNFDEITYYVKPSEATERSWDEVPEEIKATFDKLGIPEAEQKYLAGVSAQYESEVVYHNMKQDLTDLGIVFKDTDSALKENEEIFKKHWGTVIPYTDNKFAALNSAVWSGGSFIYMPKGVKLDTPLQAYFRINSENMGQFERTLIIVDEDASVHYVEGCTAPVYTTNSLHSAVVEIIVKKNAYCRYTTIQNWANNVYNLVTKRTVVEENGTMEWIDGNIGSKLTMKYPACILKGEGARGMTLSIAIAGKGQHQHAGAKMIHLAPNTSSTIVSKSIAKQGGKVTYMGQVKFGKNAKGARSNIECDTLIMDNESTSDTIPYNEILNDNVSLEHEAKVSKVSEEQLFYLMSRGVSEEEATEMIVMGFIEPFTKELPMEYAVEMNRLIKFEMEGSIG, from the coding sequence ATGGCTAAAAAAATGCCTGAAATCGGCGATTACAAGTATGGCTTCCATGATAAGGACGTATCAATTTTCCGTTCTGAACGTGGACTAACAGCAGATATCGTTCGTGAAATCTCAAGTATGAAGGAAGAGCCACAGTGGATGCTTGACTACCGCTTAAAAGCTCTTGAAAAATTCTATGAAATGCCAATGCCACAATGGGGTGGTGACCTTGCATCATTAAACTTCGATGAAATTACGTATTACGTAAAACCATCTGAAGCAACAGAACGTTCTTGGGATGAAGTACCTGAAGAAATCAAAGCGACATTCGATAAATTAGGTATTCCGGAAGCTGAACAAAAATATCTTGCAGGTGTATCTGCTCAGTATGAATCTGAAGTAGTTTACCACAATATGAAGCAAGACCTTACAGATTTAGGGATTGTCTTCAAAGATACTGACTCAGCATTAAAAGAAAACGAAGAAATCTTCAAAAAACACTGGGGTACAGTAATCCCTTATACAGATAACAAATTCGCAGCATTAAACTCTGCAGTTTGGTCTGGTGGTTCATTTATTTATATGCCTAAAGGCGTTAAATTAGACACACCATTACAAGCATACTTCCGTATTAACTCTGAAAACATGGGTCAATTCGAGCGTACGCTAATCATCGTAGACGAAGATGCTTCTGTACACTACGTAGAAGGTTGTACAGCGCCTGTTTACACAACAAACTCTCTACACTCGGCTGTAGTAGAAATCATCGTTAAAAAGAACGCTTACTGCCGTTACACAACGATTCAAAACTGGGCAAACAACGTTTATAACCTTGTTACAAAACGTACAGTTGTTGAAGAAAACGGTACAATGGAATGGATCGACGGTAACATCGGTTCAAAATTAACGATGAAATACCCTGCTTGTATTCTTAAAGGTGAAGGTGCACGTGGTATGACATTATCAATTGCCATTGCAGGTAAAGGCCAACACCAACACGCTGGTGCGAAAATGATTCACTTAGCACCAAACACATCTTCAACAATCGTTTCTAAATCGATTGCTAAGCAAGGTGGTAAAGTAACTTACATGGGTCAAGTGAAATTCGGTAAAAATGCAAAAGGTGCACGTTCGAATATCGAATGTGACACATTAATCATGGATAACGAATCTACTTCTGATACAATTCCATACAACGAAATCTTAAATGATAATGTATCTTTAGAGCACGAAGCGAAAGTTTCAAAAGTATCTGAAGAGCAATTATTCTACTTAATGAGCCGTGGTGTTTCTGAAGAAGAAGCGACAGAAATGATCGTAATGGGCTTCATCGAGCCTTTCACAAAAGAATTACCAATGGAATACGCAGTAGAAATGAACCGTCTAATCAAGTTCGAGATGGAAGGTTCAATCGGATAA